The following proteins are encoded in a genomic region of Acipenser ruthenus chromosome 4, fAciRut3.2 maternal haplotype, whole genome shotgun sequence:
- the LOC117399678 gene encoding transmembrane and ubiquitin-like domain-containing protein 1 encodes MALIEGVGDEVTVLFALLLVLLVLVLAWASTQTTDRSEQLFQSAAFQNRAGPQSTLGETAAPDMDFNETPLAAGEEEKKSSDQEEERSSPGEEERSSPGEGERSSPGEGERSSPGEEERSSPGEVGSGNDGIRHRETAAAAAASSQTSAPPSGTPQPLTSSASRHPSEADPTPDRNMVLRLKFLNDTERVAQVKPEDTIGYVKRTYFQGQEHQVRLIYQGQLLRDDAQTLSSLNLADNSVLHCHISQHATPQAPAGVRAADQVHAALNVGSLMVPLFMLMLSVLWYFQIQYRQFFTAPATASLVGITVFFSFMAFGVYRR; translated from the exons ATGGCTCTCATTGAAGGAGTGGGGGACGAGGTGACCGTCCTGTTTGCactgctgctggtgctgctggtgctggtgctggcaTGGGCGTCCACTCAAACCACCGACCGCAGCGAGCAGCTCTTCCAGTCTGCTGCCTTCCAGAACAGGGCTGGACCCCAGAGCACGCTCGGAGAGACAGCAGCACCCGACATGGACTTCAACGAGACGCCACTGGCtgctggggaggaggagaagaagagcaGTGAccaggaggaggagaggagcagcccaggggaggaggagaggagcagcccaggggagggggagaggagcagcccaggggagggggagaggagcagcccaggggaggaggagaggagcagcccAGGGGAGGTCGGCTCAGGAAATGACGGGATTCGACACAGAGAGACAGCGGCCGCTGCTGCAGCCAGCAGCCAGACCAGTGCTCCCCCCTCTGGCACCCCACAGCCTCTCACTTCAAGTGCCAGCAGACACCCTTCTGAGGCTGACCCCACTCCTGATAGGAACATGGTGCTCCGGCTTAAATTCCTAAACGACACTGAAAGAGTGGCCCAAGTAAAACCAGAGGACACTATTGGTTATGTCAAAAG GACTTATTTCCAAGGTCAGGAGCACCAGGTGCGGTTGATATACCAGGGACAACTTTTACGAGATGATGCCCAGACACTGTCCTCTTTGAACCTGGCAGACAACAGCGTCCTGCACTGCCACATCTCCCAGCATGCCACGCCGCAGGCTCCAGCGGGGGTGCGTGCGGCCGACCAGGTCCATGCCGCCCTCAATGTGGGCAGCCTCATGGTGCCCCTCTTCATGCTCATGCTGTCTGTGCTCTGGTACTTCCAGATCCAGTACCGCCAGTTCTTCACGGCCCCCGCCACTGCGTCGCTCGTGGGCATCACTGTCTTCTTCAGCTTCATGGCATTTGGAGTCTACCGCCGATAA